The segment TCTCTTCAAGTTTACCAATTAATAGTAGAAGGCTTTGGATAATGGCTGATCTGATCTTCTTCCTCTTAGCCTTGTACTGGAGAACTAGCCAAAGATTAGCAACTTCTTTATCTGAATCGTTGACCCATTTTTTTTAATGCTTGCTGTTTCAGTAGTTTCACAGCCATAATGCAGGTTTTCTTGTTGTTAACGAATAAGGATTAATCTGTCCTCAGACAACTTCCATTGGAGTCAAAGTGTCAGTGTCATTCATGGGTTAATCTGTCCTCAGACAACTTCCTTTGGGGTGTAAGAACATAGTTCTCCATTCAGCAGAAACAAATTTAGCAGATTAAGGAGATTTTGAACACTTCCAGTCTTCCATTGAATGTTTCACTAAACAATGCAATGATCATTTAAGATCAGTTCAATCAGGCCGGGATTCAATTAGTATTGGTACAACTAATCAAATGAGTTAAAAAGTACTACAACAGAACAAACTAGAAACAATCAGTTATGGTGGAAATCAAAATTAGTTTGCTTTCTGTTTCTTCATTCTACTGACCAAAGtattctcaaaatcatcatcagaGCTTTCGCTTTCTTCGGCCTTGCGTTTCTTAGTCTGCTTTGGGGCAACCTTGGAATCTGTTTTCTTTTTATTCGAAGAACCCGGGGAGACCATAGGAGTTCTCTTAACGGTGACGGATCCTGTACTACTCTTTACAGCTGAACCAGGTTTCATTGGGGAACTCAGCTTTTGCTGCTTAATCTTCTTCTGTTTCTTTTCAAAGACTTTCTTTGCTTCTGCTAAGGGGAGCAAACCAGACTCCATCATCCTGCAATCACATATCGGAGCATCCTTCTCAGTGAATGCATTCAACAAAATATAGTAAAGAGAATATATGTTCTCCAAGATGAATGAAAAAGTTATGCAAaggatttttttcttttcatttctgtGTGTAAAATCAGTTTAATCAATCGTGCACTATATTGATATGAGTTGATCGAATGGAATGGGTATAAAGAGATGACACTGATCACAAGAACCAAATAAATGAGACAAAAATATTCATCATCAATGTAGCAACATATTGCAGTATCATTCTTCCATCCGAGAAGAAGAAAAGTCTAAATGTAGCAACATATCGAATTGAAGAGCAAAATATTGAGGTACGAATCAGCAGATTATGACACTCAGCAAGAGATTCTGAAGAAAGCTTTCTTGCATTGTACAAAGAAGGATCACAGACCATTTGGCACAATATTAGCTGTTTCAGTTTCAGATGCACAATCAATTTTCTTTCAGATTGATGAGTTCATTGCAACAAAGTAATATATTTAGGGCAAGGCTTGCCCCATTGCGGGAATTAAAGAGGAAGGATAAGAAAAATTCTGCCTATTACAGAAGAAAATTCGTCACTTGGGACTTGAGAGACAGAAATAGGAATTACAAAAGAAAACGAAAAACTATCAATAGAACCAAAACCTAAAGATACACACTTTAAGTTGCATCAACTATCTGGGCAAATTTTTGCATTACTTCTATGAATAAACCCGACCGACCGAGGGAAATATAGTAACCCAAATGACAACCTTGACACCCCAAATCCGGTCAAGATTTTGTTTATTCACCATTCTTAATTGCACCAGTCTTTGTTAAAGCAAAGCTATCACAGCATTCAAGCACATACTGCCCCCAAGGAAAGTAGCAGACACAGCTTTCAGTTCTCAAATTAATGAGATCACAGCACAAACAGTCGATAAAATGACTTCTAAGCATTCACAATCCTTATATTGCATACATTACAGAACTACAACACGCCACAGATATGAACTACATTATCCAAAAAAAGTTAATGCAGGAATTGGGGAATTATGTCTTACCAGAATTGTGCCATTTCACTATGGGGAATTTGCTGGTACATTGTTTCATAAAATATCCGCAGTGGATCCCTCTGAAATTCAACAGTGAAAACAATGATAAATTACTCAAAAAGTAGGAAAATAaatccccccaaaaaaaaagctTAAGTCCAGGTACCTCCTCAGGAGGATCCCTCTTCTGACCAGGCAAATCATAAACCTTCTTCTCCCGCTTCACTTCCTTCCCAGCAGCCGCTTTCTTTTCTTccccctttttcttctttttcttcatttcccTTTCCTTCAAAAATTTATAGCGGAAACAAAAATACCAAACacattatctttttctttttccctgcAAATACCGAACAGAACAGAAGTCTTTTTTGACAAAGAGAAAGCACAAAAGGAATTCCAAAAACCTTATCTGCTTTAGTAGCGGAGCTCCTTTTGGAGATGGGTTTTTCGTCTTCATCGTCGCTCTCTTCCTTCTTGGGCTTGCTCGCTTTAGTAGTGGAGCTCCTTTTAGAGATGGGTTTTTCGTCTTCATCATCAGTCTCTACGGGCTCTTCTTTCTTCACTTTGGCTTCTTTGGGACGCGATTTCGAGTTAGAAACAGCAGCATTGTTGCTATTACTCGAGGGTTTCTTCTTACGATTCTCCGCCATCGAACTCAAGCTTTTGAGGTCCTCATTATCCTCTTCGGGTTCCTCCTTTTTCACTGACCTCGAGTCCTCAGACGGCATGATAAATCTTCAAGAGAACAAACAAGTTTCTGCCTTTCTGCCCCCAAAGAAAATATACAGAAAAGGGATTGGGATTTTCCAACTGTTTCGGCGCAGAATAAATGTAAAAAAATCCCTCCGAGCTGCTGCTGCTCGGGTTTTTAGCTTGTGACAATCAGAAAATGGTTGAAGACGGGCCCTCCAAGCCCTAACCAACCACACGTTACGGGACCTAACGGCATCGTTTAAATGTCCATGACCCAAAACACAAAGTTGGCTACTTTTCTTTCTCTTcaccaaatttaaaaccaaagaTAATGTAGGAAAACCCGCCTTCTTTAAATTTGCACGGaaagaataaattatattttctctCTCTATATCTTCTTCAGAAAAACATATGTTTTCAACTACACCTCATCATCCCCGTCTTCACTTTGGGCACCTTCGATCTAAAATTTTAGGTATATCTTTTTTAGTTTCGGGAGCTTAAATTTTTATCAACcataattcaaataaaatatgcTAAATTTCAATCTTAATCCCTTCATATtaaagttttatattatttttatattaaaataaatttaaaaatataatatattgaaaacattaaaataaatattttctaataaattaaaaatatattaaaaaattatatacttaaataatattaaaatagttgCAACTTAATAaataaatgtctctaaaatagtagcaaaaataataacaaaataataacaaaaaatagtagtaatataataacaaaatggtagcaaaataacaTCAGTAGTGAAAAAATTAGACAAATTCTAGCTGAGTCAAAcccgaacaaaaaaaaaattcttacttGAGACCCaatctattttaaaaaaatattttacataaattCTTTCGCTTTTTAAACGAGGCTTATGATGAGGTTTATTTCCAACCTTAATGATAATTAGTTCAAAAGAAATAATTGGTTAATTATAAGAAATAATTGGTTAATTATAAGGTTTGGTCATTCAGttaaacttttattattattattattattattattattattattaataaggataaataaaaacaacaaaTCACTTCTATGGCCATTCAAAAGGTTTAAATAATCAAGCAGGAAAATGCTTCTAATTTTATGTttaatatttacacattttattaatttgatcctaattttaaaaataaatatttttaaaaaattaaaaattaaaaagttattAATTTCTCCTAAATTTCTAGAATCAAAATCGatttgatagaatgtgtaaaaattgaacactaaatttttattatactAATTAAAGTCGTTATTAATTTTCCTTAATTTACTTCGAAATTAGCAATGACTAAATTACTCCATTTTTCTGAAAGAATCAATTTATTCAACATCAAAACTTCACAAAGTTTGATAGGCTCTCAAAATTATCTTCtcatcacctttttttttttttacctaaaatgaaaaatacatTCACTTTTTGTGTTAATCACTTACTTGCTTTTCACATTATTGGACGAGTAATACAGTTAACTCTTCCAATAACAGTACTATTTATCTGTTCAGATTTTACCTGTTATATTATAGCACGAGACTGATATAAAGGATTAATTGTATGAGCATAATAGCATCCACCACTTATAAAAGGAAAACACATCCAGATTGATATAAGAGGATACAAACATATAACATATCCAGATTGATATAAGAGGATACAAACATATCCAGATTCATTAATAATTAGCCTTGTTGACACACTTTTTTTTTCGTTCATAAAAATACACAAAACACTTGCTCCAGGGTATGGAACTAATACATATTGCACAAACTACTTAAGACAGACGTTGATGGAAAAGCAAGAAACGAAAATGATGGTGCAGAGTCATCTTGTCTTGGGAGAGGAGGTTTTCAATCTGGGAACTTTAAATGTAGAAGTGAACAATTTTGGAGTTTCAGATATGGGTTTAGCATCTTCCTTTTTTCTCTTCGAGCTTCTACTTCCCTGAACGACAATAAGAAGTTAACATTTGATTAGACAATGAATCTTTCATGCTATTAACATATATAGATGTCATAACAGAACATGTTCTGCCTGCAAACTAACATAAAGAAGTACCTTTTCATTCTCCTTCTGAAGATCAGGAACATGAGAAGCAGAATTTTCTTTCTTCACAGTAATGTTACATGGATCCCTGCCACTGTTCTTACCGCTCATGACATAAGTTCTTCCGCCTGCTGCGCAACGTTTTATTACAGGTGTACAAGAAGCACTTCTCGACTTCCTTAACGATTCTACTTCCCCAGAAGTTATAGAAACTTGTTGGAATCTACTTGCATCAGCCTTTTTCCGAGACAGTTCCGCTTTTAATCTCTCGATTATTTCATCCTTTTCAGCATTGGATGACCTGAGCTCCTCCATATCggacataagtgcctcaattctCTTGTTAGCCTTGTCTAGTTCAGACTGCTTGGTGTTTAATTTATCAGTGTACTGACTTTCCAGAACATTAAACTGATTCCATGCAAATTTATTCTCTGCCACAAGTGCAGTGACTTGACAACTCTTTTCCGAAACAAGATTTTTGTATTGAAGCTGCAGCCTTCGTATATCGTCTTCCAACGCCTCCAAAGTAACAGACTTGGAGCCACTACGCTTGCGTGCCGACGTCCCTTTTTTGGTTTCTATGGGGGCCCTTTGAGAAATATcctgaaaattattaaaaagctTAGAAACTGTACAATGGATATGATTATGCAAAGAAGAAAAGCCATGGGAACATACTTTTGAATTTTTACCGAGGATATCAAACCAGATTCTGAAATCAGTCAGTTCATCCTCCGCTTCCTCTGTAGTAagccaatttaaaaaaaaaatctacaaACATCAGACCATAACtaaattaccaaaaaaaaaaaaagagcataaAATCAAAACATGAATCTAATTCAACATAAAAGAATTCGAAACCAAATTTAACAACCACCATTACATCACAAGTTTGTTTCTTCCCTAGTGAATTTGACCAAAATATTAAGACGAAAAAGAGCAGGTACCTAATTTCATTTTGCAAAGATAAGCTTCTCTGTGCTTCAATCCTACCATCATATCGGCTTTTGTAGCCTCAAGCACACGTGCCATCTCTTCCGATTCCAAATCACTTTTCATCTAAACACCAAAATATAACCAAGATCTCCAATATGAACCCTCCGATTAGGGGAGCAAAAAAAACCctgaatttacaaaaaaaaagggTCAAAACCCTAGATTTAGAATTCATACCTGAGAAATGTGATCTTCGTAGAGTCGAACATCAGAGACCCAGCGTTCATATTGCATTTTGATCCGATCTTCGAGAATCTTTCTTTCTTTACTGAGAGTTTCAAGCTGTTGTTGCTGGGTTTTAAGCATCTTAACTAAACCCTCAAAGATTTTGTCCCACTTTTGACGCTCTGACGAGTCTTGAGACCGCGTTTTCGCCCCCATTGTGGCCTTCTTGATAGCAGAATTACCAGAAGATGAAGATAAAGAAAATGATAGTGAGAAAATTCAAATGTTGCAATTTGAAAAGGGACTTCAACGGTCtgatttttagtgtattttaaaGCAAAAGGATAGGGGGTAATACTAACGTACGCACCTGACGTACTAATACCTTTTCGCTTTTTGGGCTCTCACTTGGGTTCTGAACTGAAACGCTTAGCCCATCATAAACACTTGatttaattagaaaaataaataaatcacatTTAgtgtaaatacatttaattagaaaatttcgaAAACccgtttaatatttatttatcaaacaaattttaaataaaataattatatccttattatttatatatttattttctattaattttattcatttctctatcttaaataacaaaataatgaaaatttaattatgcATTGAAGTATTACAAAATTGAATATATTTGAATTGtttcataaaaatatattttactttaattaaaattaaataattcatatttatagttaattttgttaaatattaattttttgatgaattcattaaattaatttaatataaattaattagtattattatttagAAGGTTTTAATGgaaaataaattgattaaaatataaaaggaaaaataaaggaACAATAAATTCATCttttataatcaaaattaaatattttacatgTATTTgcgtaaaatttattaaaaatgaaataaaaagtaaaaacaaagaataaataaaatatatttatcacTGGTAACAACTTTTTAAAATATACTTGGAACAAGTGAAGacataattttaaattaagaaatattaattattataaaattatcaataatatttgaaaacatttaacccaataataaattttaaaattaaattattgtaTGTGGGaaaatttacccaaataatatggaaaagatatttttttattgaaatgataTGGTGCTATTAGCTAATGTGattatttttcatttaaaaaagttaaaatatgttacAAGTCCCTTTATTCTTTGTATATCTAAAATTtagtcatttatttttattttcaaaatttaattttatatttttaaattttaaaatcccaGTCCAATGATtctgaaataaacaaataataactTGGTAACCGTGCAACAAGAAAAACAATGTTGCAATGAGATTgatttaatagaaaaattttaacaatgttaacaattgaacttatatttttaaatttgaaaagcgAATGATTTAATTCCTTAAAATAGAAGTAAAGGGTTAAAATTCAAATCTATGAAAATAACAAGGACTGGAAGcaattttaaccaaaaaaaaactaatggttttatttaattattattctaaaaaagtatttattaattattttgacatttatttaatttaaaaattaagacgAAAAATAAATGTAAACACTTCATTGAACAATGAATTTAGCGGGAATGCCAGCGAGTTTGCttatatataaaaatgtataaatttttttaaagttaattttatatttttatttgtaagaTATTATCtttgtattttataaaattaaaaagctCATTCCATTACTAGTAAACACGTGAATGGCAATGATTGATTTGTACTTGTAATTTACATAAACTTTTATATATTAGAGGTTTGTGTAAGttagaattaagtaaagaaagcACTTATCAGTTCATATGTGAGTGCATTTGAGATTGTAAAACTTTTAGTTATTAGTTTTACAAACTAAATTCTCAGATAGAATTCTTCTTTAGGATATATTAGAATTAGGTTCATTAGTTGTATTTGTTTCAATAATAGTGGGTTCATCTTACCGAATTAGACTTTATAGACATAAGGAAAATGAACTTCGTAATCAATTTGTTGCcccctatttttattttgtttttcgcAATGCTTGCAGAAGTACTCATTTCGTAACTACTtacttatattatatatatatatatatatatatatatatatatttttttacaattatcAATTAgttcaaataaatatttaaacaataatttgattttttataaaGGATAAAAATAACTTTATAAATAAACTTATTTTTACATACCAAATATTAAAATTACATcccaaaaattaaatttattaaaaataattttccatCAAATTTTAAGATTTAATATAAACTATCAATAAAAGTGTTTTGCCACTAAAATATTGGAATTCTAAACTTTATTTAATTTGGTATTCCTTAAATATCATATTTctagttctaaatattggaatgtTAAGTTTAAACTTTTGTCTGCAGGAAAATCAGAAAATCAAtactataataaaaatatatacattaaatcaaattaaatattagacCCAATATGTAATTTCA is part of the Gossypium arboreum isolate Shixiya-1 chromosome 5, ASM2569848v2, whole genome shotgun sequence genome and harbors:
- the LOC108453070 gene encoding uncharacterized protein LOC108453070, with the translated sequence MPSEDSRSVKKEEPEEDNEDLKSLSSMAENRKKKPSSNSNNAAVSNSKSRPKEAKVKKEEPVETDDEDEKPISKRSSTTKASKPKKEESDDEDEKPISKRSSATKADKEREMKKKKKKGEEKKAAAGKEVKREKKVYDLPGQKRDPPEERDPLRIFYETMYQQIPHSEMAQFWMMESGLLPLAEAKKVFEKKQKKIKQQKLSSPMKPGSAVKSSTGSVTVKRTPMVSPGSSNKKKTDSKVAPKQTKKRKAEESESSDDDFENTLVSRMKKQKAN
- the LOC108453069 gene encoding uncharacterized protein LOC108453069, with protein sequence MGAKTRSQDSSERQKWDKIFEGLVKMLKTQQQQLETLSKERKILEDRIKMQYERWVSDVRLYEDHISQMKSDLESEEMARVLEATKADMMVGLKHREAYLCKMKLEEAEDELTDFRIWFDILGKNSKDISQRAPIETKKGTSARKRSGSKSVTLEALEDDIRRLQLQYKNLVSEKSCQVTALVAENKFAWNQFNVLESQYTDKLNTKQSELDKANKRIEALMSDMEELRSSNAEKDEIIERLKAELSRKKADASRFQQVSITSGEVESLRKSRSASCTPVIKRCAAGGRTYVMSGKNSGRDPCNITVKKENSASHVPDLQKENEKGSRSSKRKKEDAKPISETPKLFTSTFKVPRLKTSSPKTR